CGATTGCATGACGGTATAAAAGTCTTAGAACTTAACGCAAAAGAGAATCCAAAATCTGGAAATGCTTTTGACAGTTTGGCTGATGGCTATTTTAGAAATAATGAATTGGCACTTTCGAAAGAAAACTATCAAAAAGCATTATCTCTTTCTCCTGATAACAATAATGCAAAAGAAATGCTGGAGAAAATTAGCGCAATGTTAGCGAAGTAATCTACATTTCCTTTAATAAATGAAAAAACATATTTTCAAAAATGAAAAAGCTCATTATACTCCTGTTTTTATGCTTAAGCTTTTCAATTCTAGCGCAGAAGAATACAGCTGAAAAAAGTATTTTTATTGCAATGGACAAAACAGCTTCGCTTTTAATAGGAAAGTCAAAAGCCAATTCTATCTCAATTGGAGTAGTTAAAAATGGAAAAACTTATACCAGACATTACGGCGAAATTGATAATGGAAAAGAAAACGTTGCAAACAACAATACTGTCTTTGAAGTCGCCTCTATAACGAAACTATTTACAGGTTTACTGACTGCACAAGCAGTTTTAGAAGGAAAATTGAATCCAGACGATGATATTAGAAAATATATTACTGGCTCCTACCCCAACTTAGAATATAACGGAACTCCAATAACGATTAAAGATTTGGTTTCTTTTAGAACTGGTTTTGATAAAGATCTTCCTGATACTGCCGAATTAAGAAAAAACCGAAACGATAGTAGTTATTTAGCTTTTAAAAAGATGGATGAAACGTATACTCGTGAAAAATTTTTTGAAGATCTTAAAACTATAAAATTAGACACTTTACCAGGAACAAAATTCAAATACAGCAACGGAAGCCTGAATCTTACGGCTCACATTTTAGAAAATGTTTATGGCAAAAGCTATGAAACGCTTTTGAAAGAAAATATTTTTTCAAAACTAGACATGCAATCAAGCGGTATAAATTTAAGTCCAAATACTGTTATAGCGAATGGGTATAATCTAAAAGGCGTTCTAATGCCTAACATTTCAGACAATCTTTGGGGTGCTGCAGGAAGATTAAAATCTACTTTAGGTGATTTGACTAAATTTATTGCTTATGAACTAAATACAAAAAATAAAGTTGTTCAAGAATCGCAACGAAATCTATTAAATAGCCCAACAACTTGGAACGGTTATTTCTGGGATTATATTCAAGTGGATGAAAACGGAAAAAACTGCTGGAAACACGGGGGTGCCTTTGGAACTCAAAATATGCTGGTT
The Flavobacterium humidisoli DNA segment above includes these coding regions:
- a CDS encoding serine hydrolase, with the protein product MKKLIILLFLCLSFSILAQKNTAEKSIFIAMDKTASLLIGKSKANSISIGVVKNGKTYTRHYGEIDNGKENVANNNTVFEVASITKLFTGLLTAQAVLEGKLNPDDDIRKYITGSYPNLEYNGTPITIKDLVSFRTGFDKDLPDTAELRKNRNDSSYLAFKKMDETYTREKFFEDLKTIKLDTLPGTKFKYSNGSLNLTAHILENVYGKSYETLLKENIFSKLDMQSSGINLSPNTVIANGYNLKGVLMPNISDNLWGAAGRLKSTLGDLTKFIAYELNTKNKVVQESQRNLLNSPTTWNGYFWDYIQVDENGKNCWKHGGAFGTQNMLVVYPERQLGISIIVNISDENTGNALGEAITKLSNDLLSENKKQSGIYGYKIVNDNVVFVYEHDKNLDPNLVKSVSIAGSFDQWNPNDQDFQMIQKSKNTFELSVPKSKFEKNKTHLFKFVINKTGWMEAPKNAINRESDGDENLILKI